The genomic segment AAAACTAGTTATTTTGTACTACCTCTGGAATTTCAAAATGGGAATTAATACTCTATTTATTTCAAAATGAGAATTGCTGATGCAGGATAATGAAGATTCCGTGCTGGCAGCTTTTGCTGCAGGAGCAGATTCTTACTGCATGAAAAATGTCATGTTTGAGAAGCTGGTGGATGCAATTGTAGAAACTCATTCAGGCGCAAATTGGATCGATTCATCTATTGCCAGAATCGTTTTGGCAAGAATAGATAATCCTTTTGAAGAAACTACCATTTCCTCTGGTGTTCCAACTATCCCAATTCATGCTTTAAACCAAGAAGAAAAAGAGTTACTTACGGTTAATCCTTTGACTCAACGAGAGAGGGATGTAATCCAGTTAATTGTGGAAGGTTACAGCAATGAAGAAATTTGTGGAGAACTACATATTTCCCTCGGTACTGTGAAAACTCACGTCCGTAATATTTTGACCAAGTTATCTTGTGACGATCGCACTTCCGCTGCTGTTCGCGCCCTTCGTGCTGGTTTGGTTAACTAGAGTTGCAATAATAACCCACGCTATGCGAATGCGCCAGGGCGAAGGTAGCGCACGCATAGCGATCGCAATTTTCCTTCCAACATAGGTCGCAATATGGTACGCTCAAAAGCCGGACATCGATCTGTGCTAGGATGTGAGGAAGTGATTCCAGAATTTGATGAAAACGGCAATCTCCCACCTGGAGTACATTTTTGCGAATGGGAAGAGTTTGTAGAACGATTCGGAACTAACGATCTGAGGTTGCGTTTAATGCGTGGGCTGCGAATGGCGATGGAGCAACTCAAAGCAGCAGGCTGTAGAACCATTTATATTGATGGTAGCTTTGTTACCATTAAACCAGACCCAGGAGATTTTGATGCTTGTTGGGATAGAGAAGATGTCGATTACGATTATCTCCGACAAAATGCCCCTAGATTACTAAATCATTTGGATCGTGCCGCACAGAAATCCAAATATAAAGGTGAAATCTTTCGTTCAGATCAATCTGTAGGAGATTACGGATTAACTTCCATCGAATTCTTTCAGCGTGACAGAAAGTTAAATCCCAAGGGCATTATTGCTATAGATTTATTAAGGTGGAACCCATGATCAAAAATCAAAAAGAGTATGAATATAGTCAAGAATGTGCGCGAAAATTTGCATATTCTATGAGGATGCTAGAGCAAGATGAGGAACTGAAGAAAAAAGACCCCGAAGGGTGGCAACTTTCTTGGGATGTCAAACAATCTCACCTGATGGCTTTAGAAGCAGAAATTGCTGAATATGATAGGCTGACATCTCACGATAGTCACACGCCGATAGTATTAATGCTTGATGATATTGATGATTTACCCCAAATCTTGATTAGAGCTAGAATGGCAGCCAAACTAAGCCAAAAAGAATTGGCAGATTTAGCTGGATTGACAGAAGCACAAATCAAACGTTATGAAGATAACGACTATGAAGATGCTAGTTTTCTGGATGTAAGATTTGTAATTGATGCGCTGGATATCCAAATTCAAAAAGGCGAGTTTCTTGTTCCTTTAGATACGCTTAGAAGAACGCCAGTTACTAAAGAAGAATTGCTTTCTTCAAATCAGCGTCCTCATAGCCAACAAAGTCAAGAAATGATTGGACAAGTTCAATAAAAATTTTGCGATCGCACTTTAGTGTAAGCAATGCTAATAAAAACTATTATTAGTGTGACTTGAAGAAGAAATTGACCAGGGTGGCCAACTTTACGTTCCAAAGAACGCTGATAAATAAAATTGAGGCAAAGTAAAGGAAAACTTGATTAGGAGAAATATTTAAGTTAACGACAAAATCAGTATTTTAGCTTGTTAGTTGGTCAATTTCTTCTTCCTAAGCCTGGCCAAAATCTTCTTCAAATTACATTTTGCTATCGTGCGATTTAACCACTTTTTCTACAAGTTCTAAGAGAGACCCTGTAGCTTGCGCTTCAACGCCCAATAATTATCACTTACTTTTGCATAATCTCTTTGAAGAATTGCAATGAGGCAATCAACATAAGCTAAAGATAAGTAACGAATATATTCATCAAAACTATTCATCGCCTCTTCAGGGTTATTACTAATATTCCTCAAAGGATTATCAGGTTCTAATTCCATGTGGTAGCCAACTTGCGAAAGATATATTTTTCCACGTCTTAGACGAGCAATTTCTTCTGTTGAAATTTGAAACTTAACTTTGGAGAATGTGTCAAGTTTTTTCAATAAGCTTATTTTCATATCTGTCCTTCTATTAGGTGGAATATCAAATATCATCTGAGTACGAACAGCCTTACTTTGCCCCATCAAATAGTGATGAATGCTGGTAATAAACTCTTGGAATAGAGGCTCATCTGATTGTATTGATGACAAAAGATCTATACGTGATTCATGTGGGGCGAATCTTATATCTTGCTCAATTGCATTTACAACTTTCATAATATTTAGAGGCTGGTCATATCTAATAGATTCCCAATAT from the Phormidium ambiguum IAM M-71 genome contains:
- a CDS encoding response regulator transcription factor encodes the protein MQDNEDSVLAAFAAGADSYCMKNVMFEKLVDAIVETHSGANWIDSSIARIVLARIDNPFEETTISSGVPTIPIHALNQEEKELLTVNPLTQRERDVIQLIVEGYSNEEICGELHISLGTVKTHVRNILTKLSCDDRTSAAVRALRAGLVN
- a CDS encoding helix-turn-helix domain-containing protein, with the protein product MIKNQKEYEYSQECARKFAYSMRMLEQDEELKKKDPEGWQLSWDVKQSHLMALEAEIAEYDRLTSHDSHTPIVLMLDDIDDLPQILIRARMAAKLSQKELADLAGLTEAQIKRYEDNDYEDASFLDVRFVIDALDIQIQKGEFLVPLDTLRRTPVTKEELLSSNQRPHSQQSQEMIGQVQ